A genomic segment from Lutibacter sp. A80 encodes:
- a CDS encoding glycoside hydrolase family 2 TIM barrel-domain containing protein: MKKLNIYLLFLISTQFIFSQVRTVKELATNWKFQKGENITAYQTNFDDSKWETVTVPHDWAIYGPFDKEIDKQHVAIVQNGEQVASEKTGRTGALPHIGTAWYRNTFTLPQYEKGKKVMLLFEGAMSEPKVYLNGKKVGEWAYGYSYFYFDISEDIKEGENTLAVQLSNKEFASRWYPGAGLYRKVSVIVKNNEHINQWGTTITTPIISDKMAQVNIKTEVTGENVHLITTVYNAKGKQVGATTTNTQFGNEFIQNIKIDSPNKWSPESPYLYTAKTQLYVGEMLKDEVSTRFGIREIKYEANKGFSLNGEITKFKGVCLHHDLGPLGTAVNKAALRRQLTILKDMGCNAIRSSHNMPSLEQLELCDEMGFLFLAESFDEWAVPKVKNGYNRFFDEYAEKDIVNLVKATKNHPSIVMWSSGNEVPDQWGTAGVKRAKWLQDIFHREDPTRPVTVGMDQVKATIESGFGALLDVPGLNYRVHLYEEAYEKFPQGFILGSETASTVSSRGIYKFPVVQENMKQYDDFQSSSYDLEACSWSNVPDEDFVLQDDKPWVIGEFVWTGFDYLGEPTPYDKSWPSRSSYFGINDLAGLPKDRYYLYRSRWNTTAETLHILPHWNWEGREGETTPVFVYTNYNKAELFVNGKSMGIQEKNNKTPQNRYRLMWMDVKYEPGTLKVVAFDNDGNSVAVKEVKTAGKPYKIVLKADRESIKANGKDLSYVTASVVDKNGIECPTATNQLKFKVSGSGIYRAACNGDATSLEQFHIPTMKLFSGKLVVTVQSKTEVGDIYLKVTGKGLKSATLKINSIN, encoded by the coding sequence ATGAAGAAACTCAATATATATTTACTTTTTTTAATAAGTACACAATTCATTTTTTCACAGGTAAGAACGGTTAAAGAATTAGCCACTAATTGGAAATTTCAAAAGGGGGAAAATATAACCGCTTATCAAACAAATTTTGACGATTCAAAATGGGAAACTGTTACAGTTCCACATGATTGGGCAATTTATGGTCCTTTTGATAAAGAAATTGATAAACAACATGTGGCAATTGTTCAAAATGGAGAACAAGTTGCTTCAGAAAAAACAGGAAGAACTGGTGCTTTACCACATATAGGTACTGCTTGGTACCGCAATACATTTACCCTTCCTCAATATGAAAAAGGTAAAAAAGTAATGTTACTTTTTGAAGGAGCCATGAGCGAGCCAAAAGTTTATTTAAATGGTAAAAAAGTAGGAGAGTGGGCGTATGGTTACAGTTATTTTTATTTTGATATTTCAGAAGATATAAAAGAAGGAGAAAACACATTGGCAGTTCAACTTTCTAATAAAGAATTTGCTTCTAGATGGTATCCTGGAGCTGGTTTGTATAGAAAAGTGAGTGTTATTGTAAAAAATAATGAACATATAAATCAGTGGGGAACTACCATTACAACTCCAATAATCAGTGATAAAATGGCTCAGGTGAATATTAAAACTGAAGTTACTGGAGAAAATGTACATTTAATAACTACAGTTTATAATGCTAAAGGAAAACAAGTAGGTGCAACAACAACAAATACACAATTTGGAAATGAATTTATTCAAAATATAAAAATAGATAGCCCAAATAAATGGAGTCCTGAAAGCCCATATTTATATACTGCTAAAACTCAACTATATGTTGGTGAAATGCTTAAAGATGAGGTTTCTACGCGTTTTGGAATTCGAGAAATTAAGTATGAAGCGAATAAAGGTTTTAGTTTAAATGGTGAAATTACAAAGTTTAAAGGTGTTTGTTTGCATCACGATTTAGGTCCGTTAGGAACTGCAGTTAATAAAGCAGCATTGCGAAGACAATTAACTATTTTAAAAGATATGGGATGCAATGCTATTCGTAGTTCGCACAATATGCCTTCTTTAGAACAATTGGAATTATGTGATGAGATGGGATTTTTATTTTTAGCAGAAAGTTTTGATGAATGGGCAGTGCCAAAAGTTAAAAATGGGTATAACCGTTTTTTTGATGAATATGCAGAAAAAGACATAGTTAATTTAGTAAAAGCGACTAAAAATCACCCTAGTATTGTAATGTGGAGTTCGGGAAATGAAGTGCCAGATCAATGGGGAACAGCAGGTGTAAAAAGGGCAAAATGGCTGCAAGATATTTTTCATAGAGAAGATCCAACAAGGCCAGTAACTGTTGGTATGGATCAGGTAAAAGCAACCATAGAATCTGGTTTTGGAGCATTGTTAGATGTGCCTGGTTTAAATTATAGAGTGCATTTATATGAAGAAGCTTATGAGAAATTTCCACAAGGTTTTATTTTAGGCTCTGAAACAGCTTCAACAGTTAGCTCTAGAGGGATTTATAAATTTCCTGTAGTACAAGAAAATATGAAACAATACGATGATTTTCAAAGCTCTTCGTACGATTTGGAAGCTTGTAGCTGGTCAAATGTTCCAGATGAAGATTTTGTATTGCAAGATGATAAACCTTGGGTAATTGGCGAATTTGTTTGGACTGGTTTTGATTATTTAGGAGAACCTACTCCATACGATAAAAGTTGGCCCTCTCGAAGTTCGTATTTTGGAATTAATGATTTGGCTGGTTTACCAAAAGATCGTTATTACTTGTATAGAAGCCGTTGGAATACCACAGCCGAGACACTTCATATATTGCCACATTGGAATTGGGAAGGAAGAGAAGGTGAAACTACCCCTGTTTTTGTTTACACAAATTACAATAAAGCAGAACTTTTTGTTAATGGGAAAAGTATGGGAATTCAAGAAAAAAATAATAAAACACCACAAAATAGGTACCGTTTAATGTGGATGGATGTTAAATATGAGCCTGGAACTTTAAAAGTGGTAGCTTTTGATAATGATGGAAATTCAGTTGCCGTAAAAGAAGTAAAAACAGCCGGAAAGCCTTATAAAATAGTATTGAAAGCCGACAGAGAATCAATTAAAGCAAACGGAAAAGATTTGTCGTATGTAACAGCTTCTGTGGTAGATAAAAATGGAATTGAATGTCCTACAGCAACCAATCAGCTCAAATTTAAAGTTTCTGGTAGCGGAATTTATAGAGCAGCATGTAATGGAGATGCTACTTCATTAGAACAATTTCATATACCAACAATGAAACTATTTAGCGGAAAATTGGTTGTTACTGTTCAGTCGAAAACTGAAGTAGGCGACATTTATTTAAAAGTAACAGGGAAGGGATTGAAAAGTGCAACCTTAAAAATTAATTCAATAAATTAA
- a CDS encoding dipeptidase translates to MKTSQILFLLLFAIISCKNVSEKKIEISTPEPKPKPKIDLLTMAKEIHEKVLTVDTHIDINTKNFTNNVNYTQELDNQVNLPKMKDGGLDVAWFIVYTGQGELTPEGYTNAYKNAIAKFNAIHKLTKEFAPDEIELAVTSDEARSIYKKGKKVAMIGVENGYPIGTDVSRVKEFYDLGARYMSLSHNGHSQLCDSNTGEKNNIWLHNGVSDLGKKVIAEMNKWGMMIDVSHPSKEAMRDMIELSKAPIIASHSSARAICNHSRNLDDEQLQWLKQNGGVIQTVAFGAYLDTEKNNKFKNATNAVLSEVATSQGFEIIPWSAYRKLEKEERSTYYANYLKITKLAEPKIDSISKTLNPVNVSDFVDHIDYLVEKIGIEHVGISSDFDGGGGIEGWKDASETLNVTIELVKRGYTEEDIELLWGGNLFRVLDEVQEVAKKIQLSM, encoded by the coding sequence ATGAAAACGTCACAAATTCTATTTCTTTTATTATTTGCTATTATTTCTTGTAAAAATGTTTCTGAAAAAAAAATTGAAATTAGTACACCTGAACCTAAACCCAAACCTAAAATAGATTTATTAACTATGGCTAAAGAGATTCATGAAAAAGTATTAACAGTTGACACACATATAGATATTAATACTAAAAACTTTACAAACAACGTAAACTACACTCAAGAACTTGATAATCAAGTAAATTTACCTAAAATGAAAGATGGTGGATTGGATGTTGCTTGGTTTATTGTTTATACTGGACAAGGGGAATTAACACCTGAAGGATATACTAATGCATATAAAAATGCTATTGCTAAGTTTAATGCTATCCATAAATTAACAAAAGAATTTGCTCCAGATGAAATTGAATTAGCTGTTACTTCAGATGAGGCAAGATCTATTTATAAAAAAGGTAAAAAAGTAGCTATGATTGGAGTTGAAAATGGCTATCCCATTGGCACAGACGTGAGTCGTGTAAAAGAATTTTACGATTTAGGAGCACGCTATATGTCCTTAAGTCACAATGGACACAGCCAATTATGCGATTCTAACACAGGTGAAAAAAATAATATTTGGCTACATAATGGTGTTAGTGATTTAGGAAAAAAAGTAATTGCTGAAATGAATAAATGGGGAATGATGATTGATGTTTCTCACCCTTCAAAAGAAGCAATGCGAGATATGATAGAGCTTTCTAAAGCTCCAATAATTGCTTCACATTCATCTGCAAGAGCTATTTGCAATCACAGTAGAAATTTAGATGATGAGCAACTGCAATGGCTTAAGCAAAATGGTGGTGTAATACAAACTGTAGCATTTGGCGCTTATCTAGATACTGAAAAAAACAATAAATTTAAAAATGCTACCAATGCTGTTTTAAGCGAAGTAGCAACAAGCCAAGGTTTTGAAATTATACCTTGGAGTGCTTATAGAAAATTAGAAAAAGAAGAAAGATCAACATATTATGCTAACTACCTAAAAATTACTAAACTTGCTGAGCCAAAAATAGATTCAATTTCTAAAACATTAAATCCAGTAAATGTTTCCGATTTTGTAGATCATATCGATTATTTAGTCGAAAAAATTGGAATAGAACACGTAGGTATCAGTTCAGATTTTGATGGCGGTGGTGGTATAGAAGGCTGGAAAGATGCTTCTGAAACTTTAAATGTAACAATAGAATTGGTTAAAAGAGGTTATACAGAAGAAGATATTGAACTGCTTTGGGGTGGAAATTTATTCCGTGTTTTAGATGAAGTTCAAGAAGTTGCAAAAAAAATACAGCTTTCTATGTAA
- a CDS encoding sodium:proton antiporter has translation MLELAGIIILGILAQWVAWRFKIPAILPLILIGLLVGPIAAEFLSEDGSKWIEPIWNGEKGLFPGEGLYYFVSLAISIILFEGGLTLKRNEIKTVGPVITKLITLGSTITFLGAGIAARYVFGLSWEMSFLFAALIIVTGPTVITPILRNIPLKKDVSAVLKWEGILIDPIGALVAVLVFEFISVGGGSGFTKTALIEFGKILLFGTTFGFTFAHALAFAINKNMIPHYLLNVVSLSTVLLVFVESEVFAHESGLLAVVVMGMVLGNNKLENIKELLYFKESISVLLISILFILLSANINMEDMMLLYNWKTAILFGIIILVIRPLAVFLSTTGSKLKTNEKLFISWVGPRGIVAAGIASLFGSKLLKAGVEGAEYITPLVFMIVLGTVLLNATTARLFAKLVGVFLKTSNGILIVGASNFARLIATYLKKNDRRVVLIDSNLDNINKAKTLGLEAIEGNIYSDDLLEDVELNDVGYLLALTGAAAVNEYAIEKFSSIFGENGSFRIISTDEMQKGNLKPKDHLFTHKDDFLNLSEAVRDFPLVNEVAINSNEDYKNILREINKEPNAIPMFIKDNNEKIHIISSLSKDFVIEKGTTLMYLGKTII, from the coding sequence ATGTTAGAACTTGCAGGAATAATTATTTTAGGAATTTTAGCACAATGGGTAGCTTGGAGGTTTAAAATCCCAGCAATTTTACCATTAATTTTAATTGGATTATTAGTAGGTCCAATAGCAGCTGAATTTTTATCGGAAGATGGTTCAAAATGGATAGAACCAATTTGGAATGGAGAAAAGGGATTGTTTCCCGGTGAAGGGCTTTATTACTTTGTATCCTTAGCAATTAGTATTATTTTGTTTGAAGGAGGTTTAACCCTTAAACGAAATGAAATTAAAACAGTAGGGCCTGTAATTACAAAACTTATTACATTAGGTTCTACAATTACCTTTTTAGGAGCTGGTATTGCAGCACGTTATGTGTTTGGATTAAGTTGGGAAATGTCATTTCTATTTGCGGCATTAATTATTGTAACTGGACCAACTGTAATTACACCAATTTTAAGAAACATTCCATTAAAAAAGGATGTTTCGGCAGTTTTAAAATGGGAAGGGATTTTAATTGATCCAATTGGGGCATTGGTTGCGGTATTGGTTTTTGAGTTTATTAGTGTTGGTGGAGGTAGTGGTTTTACCAAAACAGCATTAATAGAATTTGGTAAAATTCTTCTTTTTGGTACTACTTTCGGGTTTACATTTGCGCATGCTTTGGCTTTTGCTATCAATAAAAATATGATTCCTCATTATTTATTAAATGTGGTTTCATTATCTACGGTGTTATTGGTTTTTGTTGAGTCTGAAGTTTTTGCACACGAATCAGGTTTACTAGCAGTAGTAGTTATGGGAATGGTTTTAGGAAACAATAAATTAGAAAATATAAAAGAATTACTGTATTTTAAAGAATCTATAAGTGTATTGCTTATTTCCATACTATTTATTTTATTGTCTGCAAACATTAATATGGAAGATATGATGTTGCTGTATAATTGGAAAACTGCAATTTTATTTGGAATAATTATACTTGTTATTAGACCATTAGCAGTGTTTTTAAGTACAACGGGTTCTAAACTAAAAACTAACGAAAAGTTATTTATAAGTTGGGTAGGTCCAAGAGGTATTGTTGCTGCTGGTATTGCTTCTTTATTTGGAAGTAAATTGTTAAAAGCTGGAGTTGAGGGAGCAGAATATATAACACCTTTAGTGTTTATGATTGTGCTTGGAACCGTATTATTAAATGCAACTACTGCACGTTTATTTGCAAAATTAGTTGGCGTGTTTTTAAAAACATCCAATGGAATACTTATTGTTGGTGCTTCAAATTTTGCGCGATTAATTGCAACATATCTTAAAAAAAATGACAGAAGAGTTGTATTAATTGATAGTAATTTAGACAATATAAATAAAGCAAAAACTTTAGGTTTAGAAGCTATTGAAGGCAATATTTATTCGGATGATTTATTGGAAGATGTAGAATTGAATGATGTTGGTTATTTATTGGCTTTAACAGGAGCGGCAGCTGTAAATGAGTATGCAATAGAAAAGTTTTCTTCAATTTTTGGTGAAAATGGGTCTTTTAGAATTATTTCAACCGATGAAATGCAAAAAGGAAATTTAAAGCCAAAAGATCACTTATTTACGCATAAAGACGATTTTTTAAACCTAAGTGAAGCTGTTAGAGATTTTCCTTTGGTAAATGAAGTTGCTATCAATTCTAACGAAGATTATAAAAACATACTAAGAGAAATTAATAAAGAACCAAATGCAATTCCTATGTTTATAAAGGATAATAATGAAAAAATTCATATTATTTCTTCGTTGTCTAAAGATTTTGTTATTGAAAAAGGAACAACATTAATGTATCTTGGTAAAACTATTATTTAA
- a CDS encoding alpha-ketoglutarate-dependent dioxygenase AlkB, whose translation MDLFSSNQLENNLPFDGKLLNYGLVLNNTACQKYFTKLLNADFWKHDELILFGKQITTKRKVAWFGDERIQYSYSKTTKTALAWTPEILELKRLVELKTGKKFNSCLLNLYHNGSEGMAWHSDNEKELGVNPIIASLSLGATRKFSLKHKTTKQKIDLMLQAGNLIVMEGETQHKWLHSLPKTKKIHTSRINLTFRTII comes from the coding sequence ATGGATTTATTTTCTTCAAATCAACTTGAGAATAATCTTCCTTTTGATGGTAAACTACTTAATTACGGATTGGTTTTAAACAATACAGCTTGCCAAAAGTATTTTACAAAATTATTAAATGCTGATTTTTGGAAGCATGATGAACTGATACTATTTGGAAAACAGATTACAACAAAACGAAAAGTTGCTTGGTTTGGGGACGAAAGAATACAATACTCGTATTCCAAAACTACAAAAACAGCCTTAGCTTGGACTCCTGAAATTTTAGAATTAAAAAGGCTGGTGGAATTAAAAACAGGTAAAAAATTTAATTCTTGTTTGTTAAATCTCTATCATAATGGATCAGAAGGTATGGCTTGGCATTCAGATAATGAAAAAGAATTAGGCGTAAACCCAATAATTGCGTCACTTAGTTTAGGTGCAACTCGTAAGTTTTCTTTAAAACACAAAACAACAAAGCAAAAAATTGACCTGATGCTGCAGGCTGGAAATTTAATAGTAATGGAAGGTGAAACGCAACATAAATGGTTACATAGCTTGCCAAAAACAAAAAAAATACACACTTCAAGAATTAATTTAACTTTTAGAACCATAATTTAA
- a CDS encoding UDP-2,3-diacylglucosamine diphosphatase — MDSKKKRRKVELVVISDIHLGTYGCHAKELLSYLKSINPDTVILNGDIIDVWQFSKRYWPKSHMKIIKHIFGWISQGKKIYYITGNHDEIMRKFVDFEIGSFSIKNKVILELGTKKAWFFHGDVFDVTMQHSKWLAKLGAIGYDTLILINRGVNFISKFLGKGKISLSKKIKDSVKSAVKFINDFEETAIDIAIDNKYDYVVCGHIHKPAIKKVENDKGSVTYLNSGDWVENLTALEFHNNTWSIYKYNDDDFKKDTSKIQEEEDVVDKTAKQLFGELVADFYLKK; from the coding sequence GTGGATTCTAAAAAAAAGAGACGAAAAGTAGAACTTGTTGTTATCTCAGATATACATTTAGGAACTTATGGTTGTCATGCCAAAGAACTGTTATCATATTTAAAAAGTATCAATCCAGATACCGTTATTTTAAATGGAGATATAATTGATGTTTGGCAATTTAGTAAACGGTATTGGCCAAAATCTCATATGAAAATTATCAAACATATTTTTGGGTGGATTTCTCAAGGTAAAAAAATATATTATATCACTGGAAATCATGACGAAATAATGAGAAAATTTGTTGATTTTGAAATAGGTTCATTTTCAATTAAAAATAAAGTAATATTAGAATTGGGAACTAAAAAAGCTTGGTTTTTTCATGGAGATGTTTTTGATGTTACTATGCAACATTCTAAATGGTTAGCTAAATTAGGAGCTATTGGTTATGATACTTTAATTTTAATTAATAGAGGTGTTAATTTTATTAGTAAGTTTTTAGGAAAGGGGAAAATATCTTTATCTAAAAAAATAAAAGATAGTGTTAAATCTGCCGTAAAATTTATTAATGATTTTGAAGAAACAGCTATTGATATAGCGATAGATAATAAATACGATTATGTAGTTTGTGGACATATACATAAGCCAGCTATTAAAAAGGTTGAAAATGATAAAGGTTCTGTAACGTATTTAAATTCTGGAGATTGGGTGGAGAATTTAACAGCTTTAGAATTTCATAACAACACATGGAGCATTTATAAGTATAACGATGATGATTTTAAAAAAGATACTTCTAAAATACAAGAAGAGGAAGATGTTGTAGATAAAACAGCTAAACAATTGTTTGGTGAATTAGTCGCTGATTTTTACTTAAAAAAATAA
- a CDS encoding glycosyltransferase family protein, translating into MKILYAIQGTGNGHLSRAKEIIPALLKRAQVDILVSGTQSEIVLPYNIKYINNGLSFYFGKNGGIDFVKTFKNNSILKVYNEIKNCPVKDYDLVINDFEPISAWASILRGVKCISLSHQGALYTRNVPKPSRTDLLGKFIIKYYAKCSNTYGFHFKKYNDKVYTPIIRKDIRLLKKIEKDHYTVYLPAYSDEKIIQVLSKIKGIKWKVFSKNTKEYYQKKNVYVTPVNSRKFEKSLASCQGIICGAGFETPAEAIFLKKKLLVIPMKNQYEQHFNAKALKELGVPVLKSLKKKHISTIQHWIDSNYQIKLDFPNETQQIVDNILYDYIFEEEILFI; encoded by the coding sequence ATGAAAATATTATATGCTATTCAAGGTACTGGAAATGGACATTTAAGTAGAGCAAAAGAAATTATACCCGCCTTATTAAAAAGAGCACAGGTAGATATTTTAGTTAGTGGAACCCAGTCTGAAATAGTATTGCCTTATAATATAAAATATATAAATAACGGTTTAAGTTTTTACTTTGGAAAAAATGGAGGAATAGATTTTGTAAAAACATTTAAAAATAACTCTATCTTAAAAGTTTATAATGAAATAAAAAATTGTCCGGTTAAAGACTACGATTTAGTTATTAACGATTTTGAACCAATATCTGCTTGGGCTAGTATATTAAGAGGTGTAAAATGTATTTCTTTAAGTCACCAAGGTGCTTTATATACTAGAAACGTTCCAAAGCCTTCTCGTACAGATTTATTAGGGAAGTTTATAATAAAATATTATGCAAAGTGTTCAAATACATACGGATTTCATTTTAAAAAATACAACGATAAAGTATATACTCCAATAATTAGAAAAGATATTAGATTGTTAAAGAAAATAGAGAAAGATCATTATACTGTTTATTTACCAGCATATTCCGACGAAAAAATAATTCAAGTTTTATCTAAAATTAAAGGAATTAAATGGAAGGTGTTTTCTAAAAACACAAAAGAATATTATCAAAAAAAGAATGTATATGTAACACCTGTTAATAGTAGAAAGTTTGAAAAAAGTTTGGCATCTTGTCAAGGAATTATCTGTGGAGCTGGATTTGAAACTCCTGCTGAAGCAATTTTTTTAAAAAAGAAATTATTGGTAATCCCTATGAAAAATCAATATGAGCAACATTTTAACGCAAAAGCATTAAAAGAATTAGGAGTGCCAGTTTTAAAATCATTAAAAAAGAAACACATTTCTACAATTCAACATTGGATAGATAGTAATTATCAAATAAAACTAGATTTCCCAAATGAAACCCAGCAAATAGTAGATAATATTTTATATGATTATATATTTGAAGAAGAGATTTTATTTATTTAA
- a CDS encoding Gfo/Idh/MocA family protein: MRWGIIGCGAVTELKSGPPYYKIDGFQLAAVMRRNEEKAADYAKRHQVNKYYTNADDLINDPEIDAVYIATPPDSHKLYGLKVAKVGKPCCVEKPLAPSYADSLAIYNAFEVAKTPLFVAYYRRSLPRFIKVKEWIATGLIGEIRHINWHLSKPANKQDLAKEYNWRTDSKIAPGGYFDDLASHGLDLFIFLLGNIQDAKGISLNQQNLYTAKDAITACWVHKSGVTGSGSWNFGCNLRQDNVEIYGSKGKIVFSVFDEQPIQLISEKENSSLIIENPTHIQQYHIQNMKDNLFDGVDHPSTGKSGLHTSWVMDKILGNI; the protein is encoded by the coding sequence ATGCGTTGGGGAATTATTGGATGCGGAGCTGTAACTGAATTAAAAAGTGGACCACCATATTATAAAATAGATGGTTTTCAATTAGCTGCTGTTATGAGACGTAACGAAGAAAAAGCAGCAGATTATGCAAAAAGGCATCAGGTAAATAAGTACTATACAAATGCTGATGATTTAATAAATGATCCGGAAATTGATGCTGTTTATATTGCAACGCCACCAGATAGCCATAAGTTGTATGGTTTAAAAGTTGCTAAAGTTGGCAAACCTTGTTGTGTAGAAAAGCCTTTAGCACCAAGTTATGCTGATAGTTTAGCTATTTATAATGCTTTTGAAGTTGCTAAAACACCTTTGTTTGTTGCATATTATCGCAGAAGCCTACCAAGATTTATAAAAGTAAAAGAATGGATAGCTACTGGTTTGATAGGTGAAATAAGGCATATTAATTGGCATTTAAGTAAACCAGCAAATAAGCAAGATTTAGCAAAGGAATACAATTGGAGAACCGATTCAAAAATTGCACCTGGAGGTTATTTTGATGATTTGGCAAGTCACGGATTGGATTTGTTTATCTTTTTATTAGGGAATATACAAGACGCAAAAGGAATCAGTTTAAATCAACAAAATTTATATACTGCTAAAGATGCAATAACTGCTTGTTGGGTTCATAAAAGTGGTGTTACTGGATCTGGAAGTTGGAATTTTGGATGCAATTTAAGACAAGACAATGTAGAAATTTATGGAAGCAAAGGAAAAATTGTATTCTCAGTTTTTGATGAACAACCTATTCAACTAATTTCAGAAAAAGAAAATAGTTCATTAATAATAGAAAATCCAACACATATTCAACAATATCATATACAAAATATGAAAGACAATTTGTTTGATGGTGTTGACCATCCTTCAACAGGTAAATCTGGTTTGCATACTAGTTGGGTAATGGATAAAATTTTGGGAAATATTTAA
- a CDS encoding 2-oxoacid:ferredoxin oxidoreductase subunit beta, with amino-acid sequence METTAVKKYTFKDFASDQEVRWCPGCDDYVILRAMQKALPEMGVKKEDVVFISGIGCSSRFPYYMNTYGMHSIHGRAPGIASGVKLANPDLSVWIITGDGDAMAIGGNHFIHVLRRNIDLNIILFNNEIYGLTKGQFSPTSLVGQKTKSSPYGNTQPPFSPGELALGAQARFFARIGGNTPKDMTQLFIEAEKFKGTSLIEVLQNCVIFNDGCFKNVTDKAVKEDKQIYLEHGKPMIFGKEKNKGLVLNGLKLEVVTIGENGITEEDILVHNAKEQNPTLHQMLVRLEYPLATGIIRSYDDVTLEERENALTAQVKANSKFKKTENLFFSGDTYQVK; translated from the coding sequence ATGGAAACAACAGCTGTAAAAAAATATACATTTAAAGATTTTGCAAGTGACCAAGAAGTAAGATGGTGTCCTGGTTGTGATGACTATGTTATTTTACGTGCTATGCAAAAAGCACTACCCGAAATGGGCGTAAAAAAAGAAGACGTAGTATTTATTTCTGGAATTGGTTGTTCATCGCGTTTTCCATATTATATGAATACTTATGGAATGCATAGTATACATGGTAGAGCACCTGGAATTGCCTCTGGTGTAAAACTCGCCAATCCCGATTTAAGCGTTTGGATAATAACTGGTGATGGTGATGCTATGGCTATTGGTGGAAATCATTTTATTCATGTTTTAAGAAGAAACATAGATTTAAATATAATTTTATTTAATAACGAAATTTATGGTTTAACAAAAGGACAGTTTTCTCCTACTTCATTAGTTGGACAAAAAACAAAATCATCTCCTTATGGAAATACACAACCTCCTTTTTCTCCTGGTGAATTAGCTTTAGGAGCGCAAGCACGCTTTTTTGCACGTATAGGTGGAAACACCCCAAAAGACATGACACAGCTCTTTATTGAAGCGGAAAAATTTAAAGGAACATCTTTAATTGAAGTATTACAAAATTGTGTTATTTTTAATGATGGTTGCTTTAAAAATGTTACAGATAAAGCCGTAAAAGAAGATAAACAAATCTATTTAGAACACGGAAAACCTATGATTTTTGGTAAAGAAAAAAACAAAGGTTTAGTTTTAAATGGATTGAAACTAGAAGTTGTAACTATTGGCGAAAATGGAATTACAGAAGAAGATATATTAGTTCATAATGCAAAAGAACAAAACCCTACGTTACACCAAATGCTAGTTCGATTAGAATACCCATTGGCTACAGGTATTATTAGAAGCTATGATGATGTAACTTTAGAAGAACGAGAAAATGCGTTAACAGCTCAAGTAAAAGCAAATTCGAAATTTAAAAAAACTGAGAATCTTTTCTTTTCTGGTGACACTTATCAAGTAAAATAA